From Halococcus agarilyticus, the proteins below share one genomic window:
- a CDS encoding amidohydrolase family protein, which produces MRARTPDEADNNFIVREDALPVMRVDVHNHQLPEPYVDLLLEWDTPVGLKADGDTLYMVHRRSGTASVAAGNQIPVNEGFTDIDARIEWMEENDIERTLVSVSTPNPLDETFTTDQSTELVHAINRGYADLQSRYPDHVAGLGMLPLRDTEAAVAELDRIATDLDLAGIALPTSVGRKKLSASELEPVFDRVDELGLTAFVHPHGNPLSDELADHESFLNPLAVFPIETTFQIIRLIYDGFFDRHDFDIVLSHMGGALLQLTGRFDRGRSEIDDPVAQPDSPILEYIERFYYDCISFHPPALRAAIDTVGSDHLLFGTDFPFDEEDTQTILADIETVVSDEANQERIMRSTAVELFDL; this is translated from the coding sequence ATGCGGGCTCGGACACCCGATGAGGCCGACAACAACTTTATCGTCCGTGAAGATGCACTGCCTGTCATGCGGGTAGATGTCCACAACCACCAGTTGCCCGAACCGTACGTTGACCTTCTCCTTGAATGGGACACGCCAGTCGGGCTAAAAGCCGACGGCGACACACTGTACATGGTTCACAGACGTTCAGGCACAGCGAGCGTAGCGGCCGGGAACCAGATCCCGGTGAACGAGGGATTCACCGACATCGACGCACGCATCGAGTGGATGGAAGAAAACGACATCGAGCGAACGCTGGTCTCCGTCTCCACCCCGAATCCGCTCGACGAGACGTTCACCACGGACCAATCGACGGAACTCGTCCACGCGATCAACCGCGGCTACGCCGACCTGCAATCGCGCTACCCGGACCACGTCGCCGGCCTCGGAATGTTACCCCTCCGGGATACAGAGGCGGCGGTCGCGGAACTCGACCGGATCGCCACTGACCTTGACCTCGCTGGAATTGCGCTGCCGACATCGGTCGGCAGGAAAAAACTCTCGGCGAGCGAACTCGAACCGGTGTTCGACAGAGTAGACGAACTGGGGTTGACTGCGTTCGTCCACCCGCACGGAAACCCGCTGAGCGACGAACTGGCCGACCACGAGTCGTTTCTGAATCCACTCGCCGTCTTCCCGATCGAGACGACGTTCCAGATCATTCGCCTGATCTACGACGGATTCTTCGACCGTCACGACTTCGACATCGTGCTCTCTCACATGGGCGGTGCGCTCCTCCAACTGACTGGACGATTCGACCGAGGACGCAGCGAAATCGACGACCCGGTAGCCCAGCCTGATTCTCCCATCCTCGAGTACATAGAGCGGTTCTACTACGACTGCATCTCGTTTCACCCGCCTGCGCTCCGGGCAGCCATCGACACTGTCGGAAGCGACCACCTCTTGTTTGGGACGGACTTCCCATTCGACGAAGAGGATACACAGACGATACTCGCAGACATCGAGACCGTCGTCTCAGACGAAGCGAATCAAGAACGAATCATGCGCTCGACGGCTGTGGAGCTGTTTGATCTCTAG
- a CDS encoding recombinase family protein — translation MDLKSADQFVKLGQSGAEPGRKQFIDPVDALQTENCQCVVVWEIPRLARLGSIYQRVFEHCEDTGTTVIITDGWVDEVRRDGTGRLIADISTTVAEKERRRLTKPIQAGIDHAQREASGLEPSPSFRPDDGHL, via the coding sequence ATCGATCTCAAGAGCGCCGATCAGTTCGTCAAGCTTGGTCAGTCCGGTGCTGAACCCGGACGTAAGCAATTCATCGACCCCGTCGACGCGTTACAGACAGAAAACTGCCAGTGCGTCGTCGTATGGGAGATCCCCCGCCTCGCTCGGCTCGGCAGCATCTATCAGCGGGTCTTCGAGCACTGTGAGGATACTGGAACCACTGTGATAATCACTGACGGCTGGGTCGACGAGGTTCGACGCGACGGCACCGGAAGGCTCATCGCCGACATTTCGACCACGGTCGCCGAGAAAGAACGCCGCCGGCTCACCAAACCCATCCAAGCCGGTATCGATCATGCCCAGCGCGAAGCAAGTGGCTTGGAGCCGTCCCCAAGTTTCCGGCCCGACGACGGCCACCTCTAG
- a CDS encoding DUF7260 family protein, with product MNRSECEEQDSDPRPPECNQLAADRQATLREQRIPGTHHIDHEFTQYLYETPPVTYPVPTDITNLVETLHNAQHGVERALNARNSRTPNP from the coding sequence ATCAATCGAAGCGAGTGCGAGGAGCAGGATTCGGACCCGCGACCGCCTGAATGTAATCAGCTCGCCGCCGATCGCCAAGCTACCCTTCGAGAACAGCGCATTCCGGGCACTCACCACATCGATCACGAGTTCACACAGTATCTCTACGAGACGCCCCCAGTCACCTATCCCGTCCCGACAGATATCACTAACCTCGTCGAGACGCTTCACAACGCCCAACACGGTGTCGAACGCGCGCTCAACGCACGAAACTCCAGGACTCCGAACCCTTAG